From one Luteipulveratus mongoliensis genomic stretch:
- a CDS encoding NAD(P)H-binding protein — protein MTRRVLVTGVTGYLGSRLVVPLLESGWDVRVLARTPAKLDRHPWRSQVEVVQGDATDTDTVEAAMQDVAVAYYLLHSMDGAGDLADRDHEMAKTFADAAAAAGVERIVYLGGLHPAGQDLSEHLASRADVGQVFLDGEVPAVVLQAAILIGSGSASFEMLRHLTHRLPVMLTPRWVRSRIQPIAIDDVLHYLVGAADLPSTVNRTFDVGGPDVLTYQQMIEGFADVAGLHRRLVLIAPVLTPQLASLWVGLVTPVPSSIARPLVDSLVHDVVCGEHDIDQWVPAPEGGATSYTEAVRRALTPREDLSPPPAASVWPGDPDWVG, from the coding sequence ATGACACGTCGGGTTCTCGTTACTGGAGTCACCGGATATCTCGGGTCCAGGCTGGTGGTCCCACTTCTCGAATCTGGTTGGGACGTCAGGGTTCTCGCGCGTACGCCGGCCAAGCTCGACCGACACCCGTGGCGCAGCCAGGTGGAGGTTGTGCAGGGCGACGCGACCGATACGGACACCGTCGAAGCCGCGATGCAGGACGTCGCTGTCGCCTACTACCTCCTGCACTCGATGGATGGTGCCGGTGACCTCGCGGATCGCGATCATGAGATGGCCAAGACCTTCGCCGACGCGGCTGCGGCGGCCGGCGTCGAGCGCATCGTCTATCTCGGCGGGCTCCACCCGGCCGGCCAGGATCTGTCCGAGCACCTCGCGTCGAGGGCGGACGTCGGGCAGGTCTTCCTCGACGGCGAGGTGCCGGCAGTCGTCCTCCAAGCCGCCATCCTGATCGGCTCCGGCTCGGCGTCGTTCGAGATGCTGCGGCACCTCACCCACCGGCTCCCGGTGATGCTCACCCCGCGGTGGGTGCGTAGTCGTATCCAGCCGATCGCGATCGACGACGTCCTCCACTACCTGGTGGGTGCTGCAGATCTCCCGTCGACGGTCAACCGGACCTTCGACGTCGGCGGGCCGGACGTCCTGACCTATCAGCAGATGATCGAGGGATTCGCGGACGTGGCCGGGCTGCACCGCCGCCTGGTCCTGATCGCTCCCGTGCTCACTCCGCAGCTCGCGAGCCTATGGGTCGGACTGGTCACACCGGTCCCGTCATCGATAGCCCGACCGCTGGTCGACAGCCTCGTGCACGATGTCGTGTGCGGTGAGCACGACATCGACCAGTGGGTCCCGGCACCCGAAGGCGGCGCCACGTCGTACACCGAGGCCGTACGCCGGGCGCTCACCCCGCGCGAGGACCTCAGTCCCCCGCCTGCGGCGAGCGTCTGGCCGGGTGACCCCGACTGGGTCGGCTGA